A genomic stretch from Pirellulales bacterium includes:
- a CDS encoding family 43 glycosylhydrolase has translation PQGAVDVRQADGSPISPGPYGTPTVWREGKQWYLIYERGDRGLWLASSADLKTWTNVQDEPILVPSEAEHGQVAANQVVQRDGRYYLYYHALDDPMSRAWCTNLAVSTDRLHWTRYPHNPILRDNQSSGILAGDGAELRLYSMHPEVRVHFPVRPSHN, from the coding sequence CCGCAAGGCGCAGTGGACGTGCGCCAGGCGGATGGCAGCCCGATTTCGCCGGGGCCGTATGGCACCCCTACCGTGTGGCGCGAAGGCAAGCAGTGGTATCTGATCTATGAGCGCGGCGATCGCGGGTTGTGGCTGGCCAGCAGCGCCGATCTGAAGACATGGACCAACGTGCAGGACGAGCCGATCTTGGTTCCGTCGGAAGCCGAGCATGGGCAGGTGGCGGCGAATCAGGTCGTGCAACGCGACGGGCGTTATTATCTGTACTACCACGCGCTCGACGATCCCATGAGCCGCGCGTGGTGCACCAATCTGGCCGTCTCAACTGATCGCCTGCACTGGACCCGCTATCCGCACAACCCCATTCTGCGCGACAATCAATCGAGCGGCATCTTGGCCGGCGATGGCGCTGAACTGCGGCTGTACAGCATGCACCCCGAGGTGCGCGTTCACTTTCCTGTGCGGCCATCGCACAACTAG